From Brachionichthys hirsutus isolate HB-005 chromosome 16, CSIRO-AGI_Bhir_v1, whole genome shotgun sequence, a single genomic window includes:
- the mettl23 gene encoding histone-arginine methyltransferase METTL23, translating to MAHSEADTPSIAYKVFTFEEGKKSGQECLSVSIPEVLDPQHGMRVWPCAAVLAQYVWANRTALRDKTVLEIGAGVSLPGVVAARCGAKVILSDGAQTPRCLENCRRSCEANGLSGVLVLGLTWGEVSPDLVLLPELDVILGSDVFYEPRDFESVLVTVAFLLRKNPGAQFWTTYQERSADWSIEVLLRRWKLSCAEVRLETFGADKAELAGSDLPGKHGVQMMVVTLETDGRTA from the exons ATGGCGCACAGTGAAGCCGACACACCGAGCATAGCTTATAAAGTGTTCACGTTTGAAGAAGGCAAGAAGAGCGGACAGGAATGTCTCTCCGTCTCGATACCCGAG GTTCTGGACCCCCAGCACGGCATGCGGGTGTGGCCGTGTGCGGCGGTGCTGGCTCAGTACGTCTGGGCCAACAGGACGGCCCTGAGGGACAAGACGGTTCTGGAG ATCGGCGCGGGCGTGAGTCTGCCGGGCGTGGTGGCGGCCAGGTGCGGCGCCAAGGTGATCCTATCGGACGGCGCCCAGACGCCTCGGTGTCTGGAGAACTGCCGGCGTAGCTGTGAAGCTAACGGGCTCAGCGGCGTCCTGGTGCTCGGCCTCACCTGGGGGGAGGTGTCCCCGGACCTGGTCCTGCTTCCTGAGCTGGACGTCATCCTGGGTTCAGATGTCTTCTACGAGCCGCGAG ACTTTGAGAGCGTCCTCGTCACCGTCGCTTTCCTGCTGAGGAAGAACCCCGGGGCTCAGTTCTGGACCACGTACCAGGAGAGAAG CGCTGATTGGTCGATCGAAGTGCTGCTCCGCAGGTGGAAGCTGAGCTGCGCCGAAGTTCGGCTGGAGACGTTCGGTGCCGATAAAGCTGAGCTGGCCGGGTCGGACCTGCCGGGGAAGCACGGCGTCCAGATGATGGTCGTCACGCTGGAGACCGACGGACGGACGGCGTAG